A stretch of Cygnus olor isolate bCygOlo1 chromosome 16, bCygOlo1.pri.v2, whole genome shotgun sequence DNA encodes these proteins:
- the C16H20orf85 gene encoding uncharacterized protein C20orf85 homolog isoform X1, with the protein MHPHGGASGGTASALSPPALSTSTARPGLAEQRPSGRARSHGAAPQRRGAAARFRSGGQVLVTAPARPRPSLLPRPTKAASPGSSALSAQAAGICSYLYFTRSGVRGEAAVTDPGEPALPQSLSPSVKRYIESELEAARKWSHKWGFLKTPPELIEDEKKEKTKPKIQLPKHLQIRPVTPVEKYIKVNPSPPVPKTTQGFIGWRSSVPGLELERCFEIQSSKGTFFKDLKWPCEPSD; encoded by the exons ATGCACCCGCACGGCGGCGCCTCAGGCGGCACCGCGTCCGCGCTTTCCCCGCCCGCCCTCAGCACgagcacggcccggcccggcctcgcAGAGCAACGCCCTAGCGGCCGGGCCCGGTCCCATGGCGCAGCGCCGCAGCGACGGGGCGCAGCTGCGCGATTTCGTAGCGGAGGACAAGTGCTGGTAACAGCCCCAGCTCGCCCCAggccttccctgctgccccgTCCCACCAAGGCAGCCTCTCCGGGAAGCTCTGCCCTGTCAGCGCAGGCAGCGGGGATTTGTTCATATCTGTATTTCACACGAAGTG GTGTGAGAGGAGAAGCAGCGGTAACAGACCCCGGGGAGCCAGCACTGCCCCAGTCCCTCAGCCCCTCAGT gAAAAGATACATTGAAAGCGAACTAGAAGCTGCAAGAAAGTGGTCTCACAAATGGGGATTCTTGAAAACACCTCCAGAG ttgattgaagatgaaaagaaagaaaaaacaaaacccaagatACAGCTCCCAAAACATCTGCAGATTCGACCTGTGACCCctgtggaaaaatatattaag gtGAATCCATCTCCTCCAGTACCTAAGACTACCCAGGGATTTATCGGCTGGAGATCATCTGTTCCTGGGCTGGAACTCGAACGTTGTTTTGAAATCCAAAGCAGCAAAGGTACCTTTTTCAAGGATTTGAAGTGGCCATGTGAGCCCTCTGACTGA
- the C16H20orf85 gene encoding uncharacterized protein C20orf85 homolog isoform X2 codes for MAQRRSDGAQLRDFVAEDKCWKRYIESELEAARKWSHKWGFLKTPPELIEDEKKEKTKPKIQLPKHLQIRPVTPVEKYIKVNPSPPVPKTTQGFIGWRSSVPGLELERCFEIQSSKGTFFKDLKWPCEPSD; via the exons ATGGCGCAGCGCCGCAGCGACGGGGCGCAGCTGCGCGATTTCGTAGCGGAGGACAAGTGCTG gAAAAGATACATTGAAAGCGAACTAGAAGCTGCAAGAAAGTGGTCTCACAAATGGGGATTCTTGAAAACACCTCCAGAG ttgattgaagatgaaaagaaagaaaaaacaaaacccaagatACAGCTCCCAAAACATCTGCAGATTCGACCTGTGACCCctgtggaaaaatatattaag gtGAATCCATCTCCTCCAGTACCTAAGACTACCCAGGGATTTATCGGCTGGAGATCATCTGTTCCTGGGCTGGAACTCGAACGTTGTTTTGAAATCCAAAGCAGCAAAGGTACCTTTTTCAAGGATTTGAAGTGGCCATGTGAGCCCTCTGACTGA